From [Limnothrix rosea] IAM M-220, one genomic window encodes:
- a CDS encoding M23 family metallopeptidase, giving the protein MKSPILWVTLLLMLLFSFGWGTPSTASSVPTVNLETLRWADLPPIQQSDSYLVDTGLSQQAGYSLDKNIQAGDRLTDIFTLGDMAETGIADLSLIQIETLAQLNLQDIALSAIAHFTKQSLGSLLEALPVLKTLPLGEVPPLADLVKSQLTEGIQDLLSQNIGTLVNNSVIAQLPLSQIPNLQTFSVADIPTLAETPLKEFAGWQEIRLKDIPRLDQIPLAELGILSPSAIATLDVVWGAAESQATFQPISGSTTVGFQYPCQQERCAYIELSGQGHKGDRWIKGGDPEAGGQMVPGGSGLLSKAFGGMEPTGRMLGSEFKLILMDTDEATGTAEFGLSTRFCKRGLVDLGCTPFVFGTWSLFQAKEGDGIFLGFDDMNALPNPQINVPEEVQSQLKAAQAKYSDSSPANENECLQKMLQTVPLDQRSGVESRLPSLLEQAETLNLTESQTAYAIAYQLTNSTASMQTIIPQLKQFITATKVDFFGVGTALNLPSDKTTTLAHQASDYQAILKDCFFGGSCGGGKMQRPSKGVVTSEMGNRLHPIYGTWKLHAGIDVSAGMNASILAADCGEAIYVGWESGYGNVVVLKHQNNLFTRYAHMSYQKVAQNQTVKKGQLIGLEGSTGGSTGAHLHFEVRDGDRFGKPLNPRNYVNF; this is encoded by the coding sequence ATGAAATCGCCAATTCTCTGGGTCACTCTTTTATTAATGTTGCTGTTCAGTTTTGGCTGGGGAACCCCCAGCACTGCCAGTTCTGTCCCGACAGTTAATCTAGAAACGTTACGCTGGGCTGATTTGCCGCCGATTCAGCAGAGTGATTCCTATCTGGTTGATACGGGTTTATCGCAGCAGGCGGGCTATTCTCTCGATAAAAACATTCAGGCGGGCGATCGCCTAACGGATATTTTTACGCTGGGTGACATGGCGGAAACTGGGATTGCAGATTTATCACTCATTCAGATTGAAACCCTTGCACAGCTTAATTTACAAGATATTGCTCTGTCGGCGATCGCCCACTTTACTAAGCAATCTTTGGGTTCATTGCTTGAGGCTTTACCTGTCCTAAAAACTTTACCTCTAGGAGAAGTTCCACCTCTCGCGGATTTAGTTAAAAGTCAGTTGACGGAAGGAATACAGGATTTACTCTCTCAAAATATTGGCACATTAGTTAACAATTCGGTGATCGCCCAACTGCCCCTTTCCCAAATTCCCAATCTGCAAACTTTTTCAGTGGCTGACATTCCAACCTTGGCGGAGACTCCCCTCAAGGAATTTGCGGGGTGGCAAGAGATTCGCCTCAAGGATATTCCCCGTTTGGATCAAATTCCCCTCGCCGAGCTGGGCATTTTGTCTCCTTCGGCGATCGCCACATTGGATGTCGTTTGGGGTGCAGCAGAATCACAAGCCACATTTCAGCCCATCTCCGGCAGTACAACGGTCGGCTTTCAATATCCTTGCCAACAGGAACGCTGTGCATACATCGAACTTTCGGGTCAGGGACACAAGGGCGATCGCTGGATTAAAGGTGGTGATCCAGAGGCAGGTGGGCAAATGGTTCCGGGGGGTTCTGGCTTACTGAGCAAAGCTTTCGGCGGCATGGAACCTACTGGACGAATGCTCGGCTCGGAATTTAAATTGATTCTGATGGATACGGACGAAGCCACGGGGACAGCGGAATTCGGACTATCGACACGCTTCTGTAAGCGGGGTTTGGTTGATCTCGGTTGTACGCCCTTTGTCTTCGGAACATGGTCACTCTTTCAAGCCAAGGAAGGGGATGGGATTTTTCTCGGTTTCGATGATATGAATGCGCTGCCCAATCCTCAGATTAATGTCCCAGAAGAGGTTCAATCACAACTCAAGGCGGCACAGGCAAAATACAGCGATTCGTCTCCGGCAAATGAAAATGAATGTCTACAAAAAATGCTGCAAACGGTTCCCCTTGACCAACGTTCTGGGGTTGAATCTCGTCTGCCGTCATTGCTGGAACAGGCTGAAACACTCAATTTGACCGAATCCCAAACTGCCTATGCGATCGCCTACCAACTGACAAATAGTACTGCATCCATGCAGACAATTATTCCTCAACTGAAACAGTTCATCACAGCTACCAAGGTTGATTTTTTCGGGGTAGGTACAGCTCTGAATTTACCCTCAGACAAGACCACAACCCTCGCCCACCAAGCCTCTGACTATCAGGCGATCCTAAAAGATTGTTTCTTTGGTGGTTCCTGTGGCGGCGGCAAAATGCAGCGTCCCTCAAAAGGAGTCGTCACCAGCGAAATGGGCAATCGCCTTCACCCAATCTATGGCACTTGGAAATTGCACGCGGGCATTGATGTCAGTGCGGGTATGAATGCATCGATCCTTGCAGCGGACTGTGGTGAGGCGATCTATGTGGGTTGGGAATCAGGCTACGGCAATGTGGTGGTTCTCAAACATCAAAACAACCTTTTCACGCGCTATGCCCACATGAGTTATCAGAAAGTGGCGCAAAATCAAACGGTCAAAAAGGGTCAACTGATTGGCTTGGAGGGTTCCACTGGCGGCAGTACGGGGGCGCATCTCCATTTTGAAGTTCGTGATGGCGATCGCTTTGGCAAACCTCTCAACCCTAGAAATTATGTCAATTTTTAA
- a CDS encoding strawberry notch C-terminal domain-containing protein, whose amino-acid sequence MEEKIAIEKPAIAEYFSSQLSQGVRFGSIATARKAIEQEFGIKVSAGSRTAKAVDEVIELSLVKVAREIAKLENRLEAFDLLVDLYDRQPRLGVRSSTSVRQQAYSTALPIAYLASTLAGINQTSRVYEPTAGNGALLLGALPENCTVNELNPDRAEQLRSQGFTLSGHDATEYLPEKLHDVVIMNPPFGRVKGKRFCLAGDAGTTSQIDQAIALQSLQAMKDDGRAVLILGGKPEITLSERSEAYNSLETRRFFYILQQQYKVTDHFTISGDLYRKQGAGWAIDIIQIAGRGTSERPLPAVEPPRIYTSFNQLRDFLNEYLQRDPIAELRRVSDPRPSVDSNDRRGSSPIYGANSARVNESGFSDLPRIDESAGGMDVPSVDQAQQTGGIASRINGNAATAQSDSDSSFALSRGGGRTDLDLGIGLGRKSGGIRPDMAELVAGDQLGNRVSRPINGAKTGSQSNGTARRSDDHPVSVGTQNRFQIEDFENMSEEFNIAYQPRSEGRSPQTLIPTNMAVAAQKALDNLEAEYGNLDDFVRERLGYESKAAMYAVLYAEQIDALALAFSQKDKGKIFLNGDQTGNGKGRFGAANIIDAQRQGYIPVFVTQKPNLYAAMLEDLADIGHGGLTPFMTNNSEKLTLKNGLVLTTGDKASQEAEMFQLAKRLDLGSYGAVFTTYNQLQTVSNQEPYRREFLRAIAHRSVFIFDEAHEAGGGQAETWNVGQAPNRAEFVRELVDLSAGAVFMSATATKNPAVMDLYARGTDAIHAVDSMYRLENTLKAGGIPLQQMMATQFVSAGNMLRRERSFDNISFDAKTVPVNQEIADNISAVMRAIDRFDATKTEAMKDLRKEVKAEAKSLGEDNSIGKAGVKSVNFTSLMHNAIEQGLLSQKAEATVQEAIAALERGEKPLIALSNTMDSFIGNYAKDQGIEAGEAIEVTFGDVLNRYLERSRDVIITDYLGKRTRIPMTPEQLGEEGIAAFEEAKEILAEADFSKIPLSSIDYMKYRLAQEGYRVDEITGRSSILQYNDEGMTYALRSAKDTSPQAKIDIVNRFNSGQLDVVILNRSGATGISLHASEKFTDQRPRHMIVAQAERDINQMMQMLGRANRFGQVIEPKFTLVMADVPAEKRLGAILAKKMASLNANTTAGRDSALSVGNVIDFMNTAGEEVITELLEENPELDAMLSYPTRGSLDGETALIERVTGRIPLLPLADQEELYGIIEAETEALIKQKEAMGENILAADKLDLNARTVARMEVVAADANIVSEFTGTVMLEVMDAKVINKPPSQLQVINLVRESLGQPKVKAIEEHDLETIQAIAQQQGSEKLQALQTAMTAYQERVLSQLKSAETVNNTREKLDRQFDNVQKLIEQFSPGESVQFFSLGLEDVKVSSGVVVGIAQKSRAIGSPSAPTNWTMQIISLEGKLLSLPFSKINTERASSITLNPVDSDRNIYGEFDRLQQAQRTEMQVFTGNLLKAYEKFPKGKFVNFTDNQGQTRQGLLMHQDFDIVEQLQQQPVLFENPEQVGLFLTEWSHHRGIVESLELDLAIKANGKARLNGDAAEYYVVQVPEATSRGGKYFLNESLLQAANDEFYSVGGRMEMRVHPDDLAAVVKVLMEELQVKLAVHDLSYKELLRGHLGQSLPTLQEVTPSVGQREVTEQLQLFNAVPVEPVEAVAPPIPEAAIAPQEFIPEIPVSENPAPVQPQPSTTQMQGILSSEKQGSKAAKQIAQLLHEGGLAAEILQGESFHQRFEQQSYLPFVIERHGEQVYLSHYAELNGDHYIDAEMVFQIGQRGNLSLLETASYNPLTGGELRNKDYSFADLFSGNLLAQGWAEVMQASRQSVAPEPEIPEPMEAVVESQELTVAKSEQPVEETAQSSAKDLVASPKNWLTVAQAIAKSPAYLQRIQEVTAQPLQEKAVTAMEKDFAMFQQSMTALRQWYHCARCIDKTATYLQGIQEIAEQFKAGQPLPESIQHAMLEDRRVATFEHLATGLDRQHPETFLQNVARKGLQKGIQLQELAATLLQGDPALRDIHKIQPQSTQTYLQKILTSAEQLFTREQRQPLPIQVSSEQSNHHPKL is encoded by the coding sequence ATGGAAGAGAAGATTGCCATTGAAAAACCAGCCATTGCAGAATATTTCAGCAGTCAACTAAGTCAGGGAGTTAGATTTGGATCAATCGCAACAGCTAGAAAAGCAATAGAGCAAGAGTTTGGCATCAAAGTTTCTGCGGGAAGTCGAACGGCGAAGGCCGTGGATGAAGTGATTGAACTTTCATTGGTGAAGGTGGCGCGGGAGATTGCAAAGCTTGAAAACCGATTAGAAGCGTTTGATCTGTTGGTAGATCTGTATGATCGCCAACCCCGTTTAGGCGTGAGATCTTCCACAAGTGTCCGGCAGCAAGCTTATAGTACAGCTTTACCAATTGCTTATCTAGCTTCGACTTTAGCTGGAATTAATCAGACATCACGGGTGTACGAACCGACGGCGGGAAATGGGGCTTTATTGCTGGGGGCATTGCCGGAAAATTGTACGGTGAACGAACTCAATCCTGACCGAGCCGAGCAACTCAGGAGCCAAGGTTTTACGTTGTCAGGGCATGATGCAACGGAATATCTGCCTGAAAAATTGCATGATGTGGTGATTATGAATCCGCCGTTTGGTCGGGTGAAGGGGAAACGATTTTGCCTCGCCGGAGATGCAGGGACAACCAGCCAAATTGATCAGGCGATCGCCCTCCAGTCGTTACAAGCGATGAAAGACGATGGACGGGCTGTGTTGATCCTTGGCGGCAAACCAGAAATCACTCTGTCAGAACGCTCTGAAGCCTATAACAGTCTGGAAACCCGGCGCTTTTTTTACATCTTGCAGCAGCAGTATAAAGTAACGGATCACTTCACCATCAGCGGCGATTTGTACCGGAAACAGGGCGCGGGTTGGGCGATTGACATTATTCAAATTGCTGGACGAGGCACATCAGAACGTCCATTACCCGCTGTGGAACCGCCCAGAATTTACACCAGTTTTAACCAATTACGAGACTTTTTAAATGAATATCTCCAACGTGATCCAATTGCCGAGCTACGAAGAGTATCAGACCCACGACCGAGTGTGGATTCCAATGACAGAAGGGGATCAAGCCCTATTTATGGTGCGAATTCCGCCAGAGTTAACGAGTCTGGATTTTCCGACCTACCTCGAATTGATGAAAGTGCGGGTGGAATGGATGTGCCGTCAGTGGATCAAGCGCAACAGACCGGAGGCATTGCAAGCCGAATTAATGGAAACGCTGCGACAGCTCAATCCGATTCAGACAGCTCCTTTGCTCTATCAAGAGGAGGAGGCAGAACAGATTTGGATTTGGGCATCGGATTGGGCAGAAAGTCTGGTGGAATTCGACCCGACATGGCTGAACTGGTGGCAGGTGACCAACTGGGCAATCGAGTTTCCCGTCCAATTAACGGAGCTAAAACCGGATCCCAATCAAATGGCACAGCACGACGCAGTGACGATCACCCAGTTTCTGTCGGAACTCAGAACCGATTTCAAATAGAAGACTTTGAGAATATGAGTGAAGAATTTAATATTGCCTATCAACCGAGAAGTGAAGGGCGATCGCCGCAAACCCTCATCCCCACCAATATGGCGGTTGCCGCTCAGAAAGCTCTGGATAATTTAGAAGCGGAATACGGCAATCTCGATGATTTTGTGCGGGAACGGTTGGGTTATGAATCCAAAGCAGCAATGTATGCAGTGTTGTATGCCGAGCAAATTGATGCCCTTGCCCTCGCATTTTCCCAGAAGGATAAAGGCAAAATCTTTCTCAATGGTGACCAGACAGGCAATGGCAAAGGTAGATTTGGTGCTGCCAATATCATTGATGCTCAACGACAGGGCTATATTCCCGTATTTGTGACCCAAAAACCGAATCTCTATGCTGCGATGCTGGAGGATTTGGCGGATATTGGGCATGGTGGACTTACGCCGTTTATGACCAATAACAGTGAAAAGCTCACCCTGAAAAATGGGTTGGTGTTGACCACCGGAGATAAAGCGAGTCAGGAAGCAGAGATGTTTCAACTCGCTAAACGCTTGGATTTAGGCAGTTATGGCGCAGTGTTCACTACCTATAACCAATTGCAAACGGTCAGTAATCAGGAACCCTATCGTCGGGAATTCTTGAGGGCGATCGCCCATCGTTCAGTCTTTATTTTTGATGAAGCCCATGAAGCAGGCGGCGGTCAAGCTGAAACATGGAATGTAGGACAAGCTCCCAACCGTGCCGAATTTGTGCGGGAATTGGTGGATCTCAGTGCAGGCGCAGTTTTCATGTCCGCCACTGCCACGAAAAATCCCGCCGTGATGGATTTGTACGCCAGAGGAACCGATGCAATCCATGCCGTGGACAGTATGTACCGTTTGGAAAATACCCTGAAAGCAGGTGGGATTCCATTACAGCAAATGATGGCAACCCAGTTTGTCAGCGCAGGGAATATGCTGCGGCGGGAAAGGAGTTTTGACAACATCAGTTTCGATGCCAAGACAGTCCCCGTGAATCAAGAAATTGCCGACAATATTTCAGCGGTGATGCGGGCAATTGATCGCTTTGATGCCACTAAAACCGAGGCTATGAAGGACTTACGCAAGGAGGTAAAGGCAGAAGCCAAAAGTCTCGGCGAGGATAATTCCATCGGTAAAGCTGGTGTAAAATCCGTCAACTTTACCTCCCTGATGCACAACGCCATCGAACAAGGTTTACTCTCTCAAAAAGCTGAAGCTACAGTCCAAGAAGCGATCGCCGCCCTAGAGCGAGGCGAAAAACCATTAATTGCCCTGTCCAACACCATGGATAGCTTCATTGGGAACTATGCCAAAGACCAAGGTATCGAAGCGGGCGAGGCCATAGAGGTGACGTTCGGCGATGTGTTAAACCGTTATCTTGAACGTTCCCGCGACGTAATTATCACCGACTACCTCGGCAAACGCACCAGAATTCCCATGACCCCAGAACAGTTGGGGGAAGAAGGGATCGCCGCCTTTGAGGAAGCCAAGGAAATCCTTGCAGAAGCCGATTTTTCAAAAATTCCCCTCAGCTCCATCGATTACATGAAATATCGCTTGGCACAGGAGGGCTATCGCGTCGATGAAATTACAGGGCGTAGCAGTATTCTCCAGTACAACGACGAAGGCATGACCTATGCCCTCCGTTCCGCTAAAGACACCAGTCCCCAAGCCAAAATTGATATCGTCAATCGTTTCAACAGTGGACAGCTCGATGTCGTCATTTTGAATCGCAGTGGTGCAACTGGAATTAGTCTCCATGCCTCCGAAAAATTCACCGACCAACGTCCCCGCCACATGATCGTTGCCCAAGCCGAGCGGGATATTAACCAGATGATGCAGATGCTGGGACGGGCTAATCGCTTTGGACAGGTCATCGAACCAAAATTTACCTTGGTGATGGCAGACGTTCCCGCCGAGAAACGTTTGGGTGCAATCTTGGCGAAAAAAATGGCTTCCCTTAATGCAAACACCACCGCCGGAAGGGATTCTGCCCTGAGCGTCGGAAATGTAATTGATTTTATGAATACCGCAGGGGAGGAAGTGATCACCGAATTATTGGAGGAAAATCCTGAACTCGATGCGATGCTGTCCTATCCGACCCGTGGCAGTCTGGATGGTGAAACGGCTCTGATTGAAAGGGTTACAGGACGAATTCCACTCTTACCCCTAGCGGATCAAGAAGAACTGTATGGCATCATCGAAGCCGAAACTGAAGCCCTCATTAAACAAAAAGAGGCGATGGGCGAGAATATCTTAGCCGCTGATAAACTCGACCTCAATGCCCGCACGGTGGCAAGGATGGAAGTTGTGGCAGCTGATGCCAATATTGTCAGCGAATTCACTGGGACAGTAATGCTGGAAGTGATGGATGCCAAGGTGATCAACAAACCGCCCTCCCAACTACAGGTGATCAATTTGGTGCGGGAAAGTCTTGGGCAACCCAAAGTAAAAGCCATTGAAGAGCATGATTTAGAGACGATACAGGCGATCGCCCAACAACAGGGTAGTGAAAAACTCCAAGCCCTCCAAACCGCGATGACTGCCTATCAGGAACGGGTATTGTCCCAACTAAAATCGGCGGAAACGGTAAACAATACTCGGGAAAAACTTGATCGCCAATTCGACAATGTACAGAAGCTGATTGAGCAATTTTCCCCCGGTGAATCCGTGCAGTTTTTTAGCCTTGGGTTAGAGGATGTGAAAGTTTCCTCCGGTGTGGTGGTGGGCATTGCCCAGAAAAGTCGGGCGATTGGCAGTCCCAGTGCGCCAACGAATTGGACAATGCAAATCATCAGCCTCGAAGGAAAATTGCTCTCCTTGCCCTTCTCCAAAATCAATACGGAACGAGCATCCAGCATTACCCTTAATCCGGTGGATTCAGACCGCAATATCTATGGAGAATTTGATCGCCTGCAACAGGCACAGCGCACAGAGATGCAGGTTTTTACGGGGAATTTGCTCAAAGCCTACGAGAAATTCCCCAAGGGTAAGTTTGTGAATTTTACAGACAATCAGGGGCAGACAAGACAGGGACTCTTGATGCATCAGGATTTCGATATTGTCGAGCAGCTCCAGCAACAGCCCGTATTGTTTGAAAACCCAGAACAGGTAGGGCTTTTCCTCACTGAATGGAGTCATCACCGAGGGATTGTGGAGTCTTTGGAGCTGGATTTGGCGATTAAGGCGAATGGTAAAGCCCGCTTGAATGGCGATGCCGCTGAATATTATGTGGTGCAAGTGCCAGAAGCAACGAGTCGTGGTGGTAAATATTTCCTCAACGAGTCCCTACTCCAAGCCGCTAATGATGAATTCTATTCAGTCGGTGGACGGATGGAAATGCGAGTACATCCCGATGATTTGGCGGCAGTGGTCAAAGTCTTGATGGAGGAGCTACAGGTTAAATTGGCTGTCCATGACCTGAGTTACAAGGAGCTGTTACGGGGGCATTTGGGACAATCTTTGCCGACTTTACAGGAGGTTACGCCATCGGTTGGACAACGGGAAGTGACGGAACAATTGCAACTTTTTAACGCTGTGCCAGTCGAACCAGTCGAAGCAGTTGCCCCACCGATTCCAGAGGCAGCGATCGCCCCCCAAGAATTTATACCGGAAATCCCAGTCTCTGAAAATCCTGCTCCGGTGCAACCACAACCATCGACAACCCAAATGCAGGGAATTTTATCGTCAGAAAAACAGGGAAGTAAGGCGGCGAAGCAGATTGCCCAATTGCTCCATGAAGGCGGTTTAGCGGCTGAGATTTTGCAAGGGGAAAGCTTTCATCAGCGATTTGAACAGCAAAGTTATTTACCCTTTGTGATTGAGCGGCATGGAGAGCAGGTTTATTTGAGCCATTACGCCGAGCTGAATGGGGATCATTATATTGATGCTGAAATGGTGTTTCAGATTGGGCAGCGGGGCAATTTATCGTTGCTGGAAACGGCGAGTTATAACCCTTTGACGGGGGGTGAGCTGCGCAATAAAGATTACAGTTTTGCGGATTTGTTCTCTGGAAATTTGTTGGCGCAGGGTTGGGCGGAGGTGATGCAGGCAAGTCGGCAAAGTGTGGCTCCAGAGCCAGAAATACCGGAACCGATGGAAGCTGTTGTTGAATCTCAAGAACTGACTGTTGCAAAATCTGAGCAACCTGTGGAGGAAACGGCTCAATCGAGTGCAAAGGATTTGGTGGCGAGTCCGAAGAATTGGCTGACCGTGGCACAGGCGATCGCCAAATCTCCGGCATATTTACAACGAATTCAGGAGGTGACCGCTCAACCCTTGCAGGAAAAAGCTGTGACGGCGATGGAAAAAGATTTTGCCATGTTTCAGCAGTCCATGACGGCATTAAGGCAGTGGTATCATTGCGCCCGTTGTATCGATAAAACCGCAACATATTTACAGGGAATTCAGGAGATCGCCGAACAATTCAAAGCAGGTCAACCCTTACCAGAATCGATTCAGCACGCTATGTTGGAAGACCGCCGCGTGGCAACCTTTGAACACTTGGCGACAGGATTAGACCGACAACATCCCGAAACTTTTCTCCAAAATGTTGCCCGGAAAGGCTTACAGAAGGGAATCCAATTACAGGAACTCGCCGCGACCTTACTACAGGGAGATCCAGCCCTGCGAGATATTCATAAAATTCAGCCCCAATCGACCCAAACCTATCTGCAAAAAATCTTGACTTCCGCCGAGCAATTATTCACCAGAGAACAACGACAACCTTTGCCGATTCAAGTTTCCAGCGAACAAAGTAACCATCATCCTAAACTGTAA
- a CDS encoding sigma-70 family RNA polymerase sigma factor: MPNFSIKPTQSKVFLSWESTYQLLQDVKQPHTRTEAFNTLLQAHADNIAAMCRSTVWAKQWGFEDAYQEAVMHFFETALHTDNPADLESYWNLRNAVRTGAAKNIYPMSVSPYLAQKLQSNSFSKDLDFVSEPRSELDTFDDIGWHSLKAICQKDLTKRQRLILEFICQTPGDIPTVLELAAYLNLSKASAQRTWNYFQDFFKNNTEIIRNLHHSVGLDFLKAYFQDPINHPVSSALERKASGGIKVRIKRSESRDSAISVLGKLVVHFLQPLANPDSFINWRNFTQPTYGFGKIYSKLFRDKPYYPLFKSPDITNQVFSRSVTDICFTPPQLGIPIQSKSTRRDLSAYFLFKVRIIDKKISWLYLQTDILEKIQGLIDWLILYFQKFADLYWQISLWSITCFRPVRGSPFL; the protein is encoded by the coding sequence GTGCCTAATTTTTCAATTAAGCCTACACAATCAAAAGTTTTTCTATCTTGGGAATCGACTTATCAACTGCTTCAGGATGTCAAACAACCCCACACCAGAACAGAAGCTTTTAATACTCTCCTTCAAGCCCATGCTGATAATATTGCGGCGATGTGCCGCTCCACAGTCTGGGCAAAGCAATGGGGCTTTGAGGATGCCTATCAGGAAGCGGTCATGCACTTTTTTGAAACGGCTCTTCACACTGATAACCCGGCTGATTTAGAGTCTTATTGGAATCTCCGTAATGCTGTGAGAACAGGGGCTGCTAAGAATATCTATCCGATGTCTGTTAGTCCCTATCTTGCACAAAAACTTCAATCTAATTCTTTCTCTAAGGATCTTGATTTTGTTTCGGAACCTCGCTCTGAACTGGATACTTTTGATGACATTGGGTGGCATTCTTTAAAGGCAATATGTCAAAAAGATTTAACGAAAAGACAACGGTTAATTTTGGAGTTTATCTGCCAAACTCCGGGAGATATTCCCACAGTTTTAGAGCTAGCAGCATATTTGAATCTTTCTAAAGCAAGTGCACAGCGGACTTGGAATTATTTTCAAGATTTTTTCAAGAACAATACTGAAATCATCCGCAATCTACATCATTCAGTTGGGTTAGATTTTCTCAAAGCTTATTTTCAGGATCCGATCAATCACCCTGTTAGCTCTGCACTTGAAAGGAAGGCTAGTGGCGGTATAAAAGTTCGGATTAAGCGTTCTGAAAGTAGAGATTCAGCTATTTCTGTATTAGGGAAGCTGGTTGTTCATTTTTTACAGCCTCTCGCTAATCCAGATAGTTTTATTAATTGGAGAAACTTTACTCAGCCGACTTACGGATTCGGAAAGATTTATTCTAAGTTGTTCAGGGACAAGCCTTATTATCCATTATTTAAGTCTCCTGACATCACCAATCAAGTATTTTCACGCAGCGTAACTGATATCTGTTTTACTCCCCCTCAGCTTGGCATTCCAATTCAGTCTAAATCGACTCGACGAGATTTATCGGCTTATTTTCTATTCAAGGTGAGAATAATAGATAAAAAGATCAGTTGGCTCTATCTTCAGACTGACATTTTAGAAAAAATCCAAGGTTTAATTGACTGGCTTATTCTCTACTTTCAGAAATTTGCTGATTTGTATTGGCAGATCTCACTATGGTCTATTACCTGTTTCAGACCTGTCAGGGGTAGTCCATTTCTCTAA
- a CDS encoding MFS transporter: protein MQVSKLFHSLHNPAFARLYAAQTTSLLGDALTWLGLALLAFELAGKDSAVVLSGALTLRVTAFVLLSPFAGVLADRFDRKTILVITHLARMCIISFLPFVSAVWQVYAIVFALNVFNAFFTPTYQATIPLVTGQQDYPQAIALSSATFQLLGVLGPGIAGVIAAFVGMRQIFFIDALTFLIAAILIATLPGQLRVNQAIDQRRPSGKTWSEVREGTNRLFSDCSLRYALAMQFVVSIAGAQILVNTVGYIQGTLQLSSVQYGWVMGALGIGATFAAFIFGLLDQKSKRLNLMFAGTVLVVSALLPASYVGLSPLLALWFIAGAGQTLVNVSAQTLIADCTPIKFQGRVYGAQFAWSHLWWVFAYPLAGWLGSYQKELPFLSGSLIALVFLVVVQLALKPKL from the coding sequence ATGCAGGTATCTAAATTATTCCATAGTCTGCACAACCCAGCCTTTGCCCGCTTATATGCTGCGCAAACGACTAGCCTACTGGGTGATGCTCTAACGTGGTTAGGACTAGCACTGCTTGCTTTTGAACTAGCAGGGAAGGATTCTGCCGTCGTGTTATCGGGGGCTTTGACATTAAGGGTCACTGCATTCGTTTTACTGTCACCGTTTGCGGGCGTGCTTGCTGACCGTTTTGATCGCAAAACTATTTTGGTCATCACTCATCTGGCTCGGATGTGTATTATCAGTTTCTTACCTTTTGTGAGTGCTGTTTGGCAGGTTTATGCGATTGTCTTTGCCTTGAATGTCTTCAACGCTTTTTTTACACCGACCTACCAGGCTACGATTCCACTGGTAACAGGGCAGCAAGACTATCCACAGGCGATCGCCCTTTCCAGTGCAACTTTTCAGCTCTTAGGCGTACTTGGCCCTGGTATTGCAGGGGTGATCGCGGCTTTTGTTGGGATGAGGCAAATCTTCTTTATAGACGCACTCACATTTTTGATAGCAGCTATTCTTATCGCTACATTACCGGGGCAACTGCGGGTTAATCAGGCTATTGACCAGAGACGTCCATCTGGTAAAACATGGTCAGAAGTTCGAGAGGGAACCAACCGTTTATTTTCTGATTGCTCTCTGCGTTACGCGCTAGCGATGCAGTTTGTTGTTTCTATTGCTGGAGCACAAATTCTCGTCAACACAGTGGGTTACATTCAAGGAACACTCCAACTGAGCAGTGTGCAATACGGTTGGGTGATGGGTGCATTAGGTATCGGCGCAACCTTCGCAGCTTTTATCTTTGGGCTGTTAGACCAGAAATCGAAACGATTAAACCTGATGTTTGCGGGTACTGTTTTGGTGGTAAGTGCATTACTGCCCGCTAGCTATGTTGGACTATCTCCTTTATTAGCGCTGTGGTTTATAGCTGGTGCTGGGCAAACGTTAGTGAATGTTTCTGCTCAAACACTGATCGCTGATTGTACCCCTATCAAATTTCAAGGCCGAGTGTATGGTGCTCAGTTTGCTTGGAGTCATCTTTGGTGGGTCTTTGCTTATCCCTTAGCTGGCTGGCTTGGCAGCTACCAAAAAGAGTTGCCTTTTCTTTCGGGCAGTCTAATTGCTTTAGTATTCTTAGTAGTAGTTCAGCTCGCTTTAAAGCCAAAGCTCTGA